A single region of the Pseudomonas sp. GGS8 genome encodes:
- the rbsD gene encoding D-ribose pyranase, whose protein sequence is MKKTPLLNVALSRLIASLGHGDTVVIGDAGLPVPPGVELIDLALTHGIPDFISTLKVVLSEMQVESHVLAHEILDKKPSTLSTLDELNADGALGRRELLSHDQFKALSRQARAIVRTGECQPYCNIVLVAGVTF, encoded by the coding sequence ATGAAAAAGACACCTCTGCTCAACGTCGCGTTGTCGCGGCTGATCGCATCCCTGGGTCATGGCGACACCGTTGTGATCGGCGATGCCGGCTTGCCAGTACCGCCCGGCGTAGAGTTGATTGACCTGGCCTTGACCCACGGCATTCCGGATTTCATCAGTACCTTGAAGGTTGTGCTCAGCGAAATGCAGGTCGAAAGCCATGTGCTGGCCCATGAGATTCTGGACAAAAAGCCGTCGACCTTGAGCACGCTGGATGAACTGAATGCCGACGGTGCGCTTGGTCGGCGTGAATTGCTCAGTCATGACCAATTCAAAGCGCTCAGCCGACAGGCACGGGCGATTGTTCGTACAGGCGAATGTCAGCCGTACTGCAACATCGTTTTGGTGGCTGGCGTAACGTTCTAG
- the rbsK gene encoding ribokinase → MPAKVVVIGSLNMDLVTRAPRLPRGGETLIGQSFATVSGGKGANQAVAAARLGAQVSMVGCVGSDAYGEALRGALLAERIDCQAVSMVEDSSGVALIVVDDNSQNAIVIVAGANGALTPEVIDRFDSVLQTADVIICQLEVPDATVGHALKRGRELGKTVILNPAPASRPLPADWYAAIDYLIPNESEASALSGLPVDSLSTAEAAANRLIAMGAGKMIITLGAQGSLFANGITFEHFTAPKVKAVDTTAAGDTFVGGFAAALAAGKSEAEAIRFGQVAAALSVTRAGAQPSIPTLSDVQAFKAP, encoded by the coding sequence ATGCCAGCAAAAGTAGTGGTAATAGGCAGCCTGAACATGGACCTGGTGACCCGGGCACCACGGCTGCCCCGTGGTGGTGAAACGCTGATCGGCCAGTCATTTGCCACAGTTTCCGGCGGCAAGGGCGCGAACCAGGCCGTGGCCGCGGCGCGGCTGGGAGCGCAGGTGTCGATGGTCGGTTGTGTCGGCAGCGATGCTTATGGCGAAGCGCTGCGCGGAGCGCTGTTGGCTGAGCGGATCGATTGCCAGGCAGTCAGTATGGTCGAGGATTCCAGCGGTGTGGCGTTGATCGTGGTCGATGACAACAGTCAGAACGCGATTGTGATTGTTGCCGGTGCCAACGGCGCGCTGACCCCTGAGGTGATCGACCGTTTCGACAGCGTATTGCAGACGGCGGATGTCATCATCTGTCAGCTGGAAGTGCCGGATGCCACGGTTGGCCATGCCCTGAAACGCGGTCGTGAGCTGGGTAAGACCGTGATCCTCAATCCGGCACCGGCCAGTCGCCCGTTGCCGGCGGATTGGTATGCGGCCATCGATTACCTGATTCCCAACGAAAGCGAAGCGTCGGCCTTGAGCGGTTTGCCGGTGGATTCCCTGAGCACTGCCGAAGCCGCCGCGAACCGCTTGATCGCCATGGGCGCCGGTAAGATGATCATCACCCTTGGCGCTCAGGGATCGCTGTTCGCCAATGGCATCACCTTCGAGCATTTCACGGCACCGAAAGTGAAGGCGGTCGATACCACCGCGGCCGGCGACACGTTTGTCGGTGGTTTCGCAGCGGCCCTGGCGGCCGGCAAAAGCGAGGCCGAGGCGATCCGTTTCGGTCAGGTCGCCGCTGCGCTGTCGGTCACCCGGGCTGGCGCGCAACCTTCGATTCCTACCTTGTCCGACGTACAGGCGTTTAAAGCACCATGA
- a CDS encoding LacI family DNA-binding transcriptional regulator: MATIKDVAALAGISYTTVSHVVNKTRPVSEEVRIKVEAAIKSLDYVPSAVARSLKAKTTATIGLLVPNSLNPYFAELARGIEDYCERNGYCVILCNSDDNLDKQRSYLRVLLEKRIDGLIVASAGGDSGLAEGLTGVRTPMVIVDRDLEGVDADLVRIDHEYGAYLATRHLLELGHRDIATIGGPASTSVAQMRLAGYCRALKEAGVEVPRERMLESDFTSTGGYNAAAILLEKNPPSAIFAGNDMIGIGVLRAAAERNIRVPTELSVIGFDDIQMSRYVYPALTTVGQSILQLGEMAAEVLLRRIAAPDLATDQRIVTPSIVLRESTAPLAGVFAQYR, encoded by the coding sequence ATGGCAACGATCAAGGATGTAGCGGCACTCGCGGGCATTTCCTACACCACGGTTTCCCATGTGGTGAACAAGACGCGGCCGGTCAGTGAGGAAGTGCGGATCAAGGTCGAGGCCGCGATCAAAAGCCTCGACTACGTGCCCAGCGCCGTGGCCCGCTCGTTGAAAGCGAAAACCACCGCGACCATCGGCCTGCTGGTGCCCAACAGCCTCAACCCGTACTTCGCCGAGTTGGCCCGTGGCATCGAGGATTACTGCGAGCGCAATGGCTATTGCGTCATTCTCTGCAACTCCGACGACAACCTGGACAAACAGCGCAGCTACCTTCGCGTGCTGCTGGAAAAGCGCATCGACGGCTTGATCGTTGCGTCCGCCGGTGGTGACAGCGGTCTGGCTGAAGGTCTGACCGGCGTGCGTACGCCGATGGTGATCGTCGACCGTGACCTGGAGGGCGTCGACGCGGACCTGGTGCGCATCGATCACGAATACGGCGCCTATCTGGCAACCCGGCACTTGCTGGAGTTGGGGCATCGGGACATCGCCACGATTGGTGGGCCGGCGAGTACCAGCGTGGCACAGATGCGTCTGGCCGGTTATTGCCGGGCGTTGAAAGAGGCGGGCGTCGAGGTGCCGCGCGAGCGCATGCTGGAAAGCGACTTCACCAGCACCGGCGGTTACAACGCCGCCGCGATCCTGCTGGAAAAGAACCCGCCCAGCGCGATCTTCGCCGGCAACGACATGATCGGCATCGGTGTGTTGCGTGCCGCTGCCGAGCGCAATATTCGTGTGCCCACCGAGCTATCGGTGATCGGTTTCGACGATATCCAGATGAGCCGTTACGTCTATCCGGCGCTGACCACCGTGGGCCAATCAATCCTGCAACTTGGCGAGATGGCGGCCGAGGTGTTGCTGCGCCGGATCGCCGCGCCGGATCTGGCGACCGATCAGCGCATCGTGACGCCCAGTATTGTCCTGCGGGAATCGACCGCGCCGCTGGCCGGTGTGTTCGCCCAATATCGCTGA
- a CDS encoding ABC transporter permease, with product MNTATLVGKRSGNFYGLGTYLGLAGALLAMVALFSVLSSHFLSYDTFSTLANQIPDLMVLAVGMTFVLIIGGIDLSVGSVLALAASTVSVAILGWGWSVLPAALLGMGAAALAGTITGSITVAWRIPSFIVSLGVLEMARGLAYQMTGSRTAYIGDAFAWLSNPIAFGISPSFIIALLIIFIAQAVLTRTVFGRYLIGIGTNEEAVRLAGINPKPYKILVFSLMGLLAGIAALFQISRLEAADPNAGSGLELQVIAAVVIGGTSLMGGRGSVISTFFGVLIISVLAAGLAQIGATEPTKRIITGAVIVVAVVLDTYRSQRASRRT from the coding sequence ATGAATACTGCAACTCTGGTCGGCAAACGTAGTGGCAATTTTTACGGCCTCGGCACTTACCTGGGCCTGGCCGGTGCCTTGCTGGCGATGGTCGCGCTGTTCTCTGTGTTGAGCAGCCATTTCCTGTCTTACGATACCTTTAGCACCCTGGCCAACCAGATTCCCGATCTGATGGTGCTGGCGGTCGGCATGACCTTCGTATTGATCATCGGCGGCATCGATTTGTCGGTGGGTTCGGTGCTGGCGCTGGCGGCGTCGACGGTTAGCGTGGCGATTCTCGGCTGGGGCTGGAGTGTGCTGCCGGCAGCATTGCTGGGAATGGGCGCCGCGGCACTGGCGGGCACCATCACGGGCTCGATCACCGTGGCCTGGCGGATTCCGTCGTTCATCGTGTCTCTCGGGGTGCTGGAGATGGCGCGGGGGCTGGCGTATCAAATGACCGGCTCGCGCACCGCCTATATCGGTGATGCCTTCGCCTGGCTGTCCAACCCGATCGCATTCGGCATCTCGCCATCGTTCATCATTGCCTTGCTGATTATCTTTATTGCGCAGGCTGTGCTGACGCGTACGGTGTTCGGTCGTTACCTGATCGGTATCGGCACCAACGAAGAGGCGGTGCGTCTGGCGGGGATCAATCCAAAGCCCTACAAGATTCTGGTTTTCAGTCTGATGGGATTGCTGGCCGGTATCGCTGCGCTGTTTCAGATTTCTCGTCTGGAAGCGGCGGACCCGAATGCCGGCTCCGGTCTGGAGCTGCAAGTGATCGCCGCAGTGGTGATCGGCGGCACCAGCCTGATGGGCGGGCGCGGTTCGGTCATCAGCACCTTCTTTGGCGTGCTGATCATCTCTGTACTGGCAGCTGGTCTGGCGCAGATCGGCGCGACTGAGCCAACCAAACGCATCATCACCGGGGCGGTTATCGTGGTGGCGGTGGTGCTCGATACCTATCGCAGTCAGCGCGCAAGCCGGCGGACCTGA
- a CDS encoding sugar ABC transporter ATP-binding protein, which yields MSVSAPNAVLSVSGIGKTYAQPVLTGIDLTLMRGEVLALTGENGAGKSTLSKIIGGLVTPTTGQMQFQGQDYRPGSRSQAEELGIRMVMQELNLLPTLSVAENLFLDNLPNHGGWISRKQLRRAAIEAMAQVGLDAIDPDTLVGELGIGHQQMVEIARNLIGDCHVLILDEPTAMLTAREVEMLFEQITRLQARGVSIIYISHRLEELARVAQRIAVLRDGNLVCVEPMANYNSEQLVTLMVGRELGEHIDMGPRNIGAPALTVKGLTRSDKVRDVSFEVRAGEIFGISGLIGAGRTELLRLIFGADTADSGTVALGSPAQVVNIRSPADAVGHGIALITEDRKGEGLLLTQSISANIALGNMPVISSGGFVNNGDEMSLAQRQIDAMRIRSSSPTQLVSELSGGNQQKVVIGRWLERDCTVMLFDEPTRGIDVGAKFDIYTLLGELTRQGKALVVVSSDLRELMLICDRIGVLSAGRLIETFERDSWTQDELLAAAFAGYQKRDALLNEAAPRDLP from the coding sequence ATGTCAGTTTCCGCCCCGAACGCTGTCCTCTCGGTCAGCGGTATCGGTAAGACCTACGCCCAACCTGTCCTGACCGGTATCGACCTGACGCTGATGCGCGGCGAAGTGCTGGCGCTGACCGGCGAGAATGGCGCCGGCAAAAGCACGCTGTCGAAAATCATTGGCGGACTGGTCACGCCGACCACCGGCCAGATGCAATTCCAGGGGCAGGATTACCGCCCCGGCAGCCGCAGTCAGGCCGAAGAGCTGGGCATCCGCATGGTCATGCAAGAACTCAATCTGTTGCCAACATTGTCGGTGGCCGAAAACCTGTTCCTCGACAATCTGCCCAACCACGGCGGCTGGATCAGTCGCAAGCAACTGCGCCGGGCGGCGATCGAGGCTATGGCCCAGGTCGGCCTCGACGCCATCGACCCGGACACCCTGGTCGGTGAACTGGGTATCGGCCACCAGCAAATGGTGGAGATCGCCCGCAACTTGATCGGCGATTGCCATGTGCTGATCCTCGACGAACCGACCGCGATGCTGACGGCACGTGAAGTCGAAATGCTGTTCGAGCAGATCACCCGCCTGCAGGCGCGCGGCGTGTCGATTATCTACATTTCCCACCGCCTCGAAGAATTGGCGCGGGTGGCCCAGCGCATTGCGGTATTGCGCGACGGCAACCTGGTGTGTGTCGAGCCGATGGCCAATTACAACAGCGAGCAACTAGTCACCTTGATGGTCGGCCGTGAACTGGGCGAACACATCGACATGGGCCCGCGCAACATCGGTGCTCCGGCCTTGACGGTCAAAGGGCTGACTCGCTCCGATAAGGTTCGCGATGTGTCCTTCGAAGTGCGCGCCGGCGAGATTTTCGGGATCTCCGGTTTGATCGGGGCCGGGCGCACCGAGTTGCTGCGCCTGATCTTCGGTGCCGATACAGCCGACAGCGGCACCGTCGCGCTGGGGTCGCCGGCCCAAGTGGTAAATATTCGTTCGCCGGCCGACGCGGTCGGTCATGGCATTGCGTTGATCACCGAAGATCGCAAGGGCGAAGGGCTGCTGCTGACGCAATCGATCAGCGCCAACATTGCCCTGGGCAATATGCCGGTAATTTCCAGTGGCGGCTTCGTCAACAACGGTGACGAGATGTCACTGGCCCAGCGTCAAATCGACGCCATGCGCATTCGCAGTTCCAGCCCGACACAACTGGTTTCGGAACTGTCCGGCGGCAATCAGCAGAAAGTGGTGATCGGCCGCTGGCTGGAGCGCGACTGCACGGTGATGCTGTTTGACGAGCCGACCCGGGGCATCGACGTCGGCGCCAAGTTCGACATTTATACATTGCTCGGTGAGTTGACCCGTCAGGGCAAAGCGCTGGTGGTGGTGTCCAGCGACCTGCGCGAACTGATGCTGATCTGCGACCGCATCGGTGTGCTGTCGGCAGGGCGTTTGATCGAGACCTTCGAGCGTGACAGCTGGACCCAGGATGAGTTGCTTGCCGCCGCGTTCGCCGGCTACCAAAAACGTGATGCGTTGCTCAATGAAGCAGCGCCTAGGGATCTTCCATGA
- a CDS encoding sugar ABC transporter substrate-binding protein, with protein sequence MKLPFAGRLLAVAMLAAASAALPVSSAFAETPEKPKVALVMKSLANEFFLTMEDGAKAYQKDHSGDFELISNGIKDETDTAGQTRIVEQMILSKVNALVIAPADSKAMVPVIKKAVDAGITVINIDNQLDPAVVKSKNITVPFVGPDNRKGARLVGEYLAKELKAGDEVGIIEGVSTTTNAQQRTAGFKDAMEAAQIKVVSLQSGDWEIDKGGKVASSMLSEYPNIKALLAGNDSMAVGAVSAVRAAGKAGKVQVVGYDNINAIKPMLKDGRVLATADQFAARQAVFGIETALKIIKGEKVDSGANGVIETPVELVTK encoded by the coding sequence ATGAAGCTGCCATTCGCTGGACGTCTTCTCGCTGTCGCTATGTTGGCTGCCGCATCAGCCGCGTTGCCTGTCTCTTCGGCGTTCGCCGAAACCCCTGAAAAACCTAAAGTCGCGCTGGTCATGAAATCACTGGCCAACGAGTTCTTCCTGACCATGGAAGACGGCGCCAAGGCTTACCAGAAAGACCACTCCGGCGACTTCGAGCTGATCTCCAACGGCATCAAGGACGAAACGGACACTGCCGGCCAGACGCGTATCGTCGAGCAAATGATCCTGTCCAAGGTCAACGCACTGGTCATCGCTCCGGCAGACTCCAAGGCCATGGTCCCGGTCATCAAGAAAGCAGTCGATGCCGGCATCACCGTGATCAACATCGATAACCAGCTGGACCCGGCTGTCGTCAAAAGCAAAAACATCACCGTTCCATTCGTAGGCCCGGACAACCGCAAGGGCGCGCGTCTGGTGGGCGAATACCTGGCCAAGGAACTGAAGGCCGGTGACGAAGTCGGCATCATCGAAGGCGTTTCCACCACCACCAACGCCCAGCAGCGCACTGCCGGCTTCAAGGATGCGATGGAAGCGGCGCAGATCAAAGTCGTGTCCCTGCAGTCCGGCGATTGGGAAATCGACAAGGGCGGCAAAGTGGCCTCATCGATGCTCAGCGAATACCCGAACATCAAGGCCCTGCTGGCCGGCAACGACAGCATGGCGGTCGGCGCGGTCTCTGCCGTGCGTGCCGCGGGCAAGGCCGGCAAGGTGCAAGTGGTCGGTTACGACAACATCAATGCGATCAAACCAATGCTCAAGGACGGCCGCGTCCTGGCCACCGCCGACCAGTTTGCTGCCCGGCAAGCGGTGTTCGGCATCGAGACCGCGCTGAAAATCATCAAAGGCGAGAAAGTCGATAGCGGCGCCAACGGCGTCATCGAAACTCCGGTAGAGCTGGTTACCAAGTAG
- a CDS encoding asparaginase: MKSAFNTFIPGALALLMLLPTALQAKEVETQQKLANVVILATGGTIAGAGASAANSATYQAAKVGIEQLIAGVPQLSQLANVRGEQVMQIASESITNDNLLQLGRRVAELADSKDVDGIVITHGTDTLEETAYFLNLVEKTDKPIIVVGSMRPGTAMSADGMLNLYNAVAVASSKDARGKGVLVTMNDEIQSGRDVSKMINIKTEAFKSAWGPLGMVVEGKSYWFRLPAKRHTMDSEFDIKTIKSLPDVEIAYSYGNVSDTAYKALAQSGAKAIIHAGTGNGSVSSRVVPALQALRKDGVQIIRSSHVNAGGFVLRNAEQPDDKYDWVVAHDLNPQKARILAMVALTKTNDSKELQRMFWEY; the protein is encoded by the coding sequence ATGAAATCTGCCTTCAACACTTTTATTCCGGGCGCTTTGGCCCTGCTTATGCTTCTGCCTACAGCCCTTCAGGCAAAAGAAGTCGAAACCCAACAGAAACTGGCGAACGTGGTGATCCTGGCCACCGGCGGCACCATTGCCGGCGCGGGCGCCAGCGCCGCCAACAGCGCCACCTACCAAGCGGCGAAAGTCGGCATCGAACAATTGATCGCAGGGGTTCCGCAACTGAGCCAATTGGCCAACGTTCGCGGCGAACAAGTCATGCAGATCGCGTCCGAGAGCATCACCAACGACAACCTGCTGCAACTGGGTCGCCGCGTGGCTGAACTGGCCGACAGCAAAGACGTCGATGGCATTGTCATCACCCATGGCACAGACACCCTGGAAGAAACCGCTTACTTCCTGAACCTGGTGGAAAAAACCGACAAGCCGATTATCGTCGTCGGTTCCATGCGCCCTGGTACCGCCATGTCGGCCGACGGCATGCTGAACCTGTACAACGCCGTCGCTGTGGCCAGCAGTAAAGACGCGCGCGGCAAAGGCGTATTGGTGACCATGAACGATGAAATCCAGTCGGGTCGCGATGTCAGCAAAATGATCAACATCAAGACCGAGGCGTTCAAAAGCGCCTGGGGCCCATTGGGGATGGTGGTCGAAGGTAAATCCTACTGGTTCCGTCTGCCAGCCAAGCGCCACACCATGGACTCGGAATTCGACATCAAAACCATCAAGAGCCTGCCTGACGTCGAAATTGCCTACTCCTATGGCAATGTCAGCGACACCGCCTACAAAGCCCTGGCTCAATCGGGCGCCAAAGCCATCATCCACGCCGGCACCGGCAATGGCTCGGTATCGTCCCGCGTGGTCCCTGCCTTGCAGGCCTTGCGCAAGGACGGCGTGCAGATCATCCGCTCTTCTCACGTCAATGCCGGCGGTTTCGTCTTGCGTAACGCCGAACAGCCTGACGACAAGTACGACTGGGTTGTTGCTCACGACCTGAACCCGCAAAAAGCCCGCATCCTGGCCATGGTCGCGCTCACCAAGACCAACGACAGCAAAGAGCTGCAACGGATGTTCTGGGAATACTGA
- a CDS encoding DUF1654 domain-containing protein — protein sequence MPTVKYCMHVQLNKDNSVATTSASPDAYERLGMRVQKIINSPTAQKAKAALIFRLPDEPVDEWERLLEEIDENDNVTLAHRDDGGVQIFWVVPKED from the coding sequence ATGCCTACAGTTAAATACTGTATGCACGTACAGCTTAATAAGGATAACTCCGTGGCCACTACCTCTGCCTCTCCTGACGCTTACGAACGCCTGGGTATGCGCGTTCAGAAAATCATCAATTCCCCTACCGCCCAGAAAGCCAAAGCTGCACTGATCTTCCGTCTTCCCGACGAACCCGTGGATGAGTGGGAGCGTTTGCTCGAAGAAATCGACGAGAACGACAACGTCACCCTCGCCCATCGCGACGATGGCGGTGTGCAGATTTTCTGGGTTGTGCCGAAGGAAGATTGA
- a CDS encoding endonuclease produces MSVRWLALLFLLITLGAQAGAPRTFNEAKKVAWTLYAPQSTEFYCGCKYTGNRVNLAACGYVPRKNVKRASRIEWEHIVPAWQIGHQRQCWQQGGRKNCTRYDPTYQKAEADLHNLVPSIGEVNGDRSNFSFGWLPVQSGQYGSCLTQIDFKAKKVMPRPSIRGMIARTYFYMSKQYGLRLSKQDRQLYEAWNKTYPVQAWERQRNQSVACVMGHGNEFVGPVDMKACG; encoded by the coding sequence ATGAGCGTCCGCTGGCTTGCTTTGCTGTTTCTGCTCATCACCCTTGGCGCCCAGGCTGGCGCCCCACGCACCTTCAACGAAGCCAAGAAAGTCGCCTGGACGTTGTACGCTCCGCAATCCACCGAGTTTTATTGCGGCTGCAAATACACCGGCAACCGTGTGAACCTCGCCGCCTGCGGTTATGTGCCACGCAAAAACGTCAAGCGCGCCTCGCGCATCGAGTGGGAACACATTGTTCCGGCCTGGCAGATCGGCCATCAGCGTCAGTGCTGGCAACAAGGAGGTCGCAAGAACTGCACGCGCTACGACCCGACCTATCAAAAAGCTGAGGCCGACCTGCACAACCTGGTACCCAGCATCGGCGAGGTGAATGGCGATCGGAGCAATTTCAGTTTTGGCTGGCTGCCCGTGCAGTCGGGTCAATATGGCTCGTGTCTGACTCAGATCGACTTCAAGGCGAAGAAGGTCATGCCCCGCCCTTCCATCCGCGGCATGATCGCCCGGACGTATTTCTACATGAGCAAGCAGTACGGCTTGCGCCTGTCGAAACAGGATCGGCAATTGTACGAAGCCTGGAACAAGACCTACCCGGTTCAGGCTTGGGAACGTCAGCGCAACCAGAGCGTGGCGTGCGTGATGGGCCACGGCAACGAGTTTGTCGGGCCCGTAGACATGAAGGCCTGCGGCTAA
- a CDS encoding glyceraldehyde-3-phosphate dehydrogenase yields MWKVPVTQKPDQCLGEWIDREALAEAMIPLIGQLYRNNNVVSSIYGRSLINQSVIAILKAHRFARHRQSDDSELSVHETFPLLKAMSELKLGAASVDLGKLAVKFKAEGNGRTAEAFVRDELADVVGKQNGSGRTGTDVVLYGFGRIGRLLARILIEKTGGGDGLRLRAIVVRKGAENDLVKRASLLRRDSVHGSFNGTITIDEANNTITANGNLIQVIYAKNPTEVDYTQYGIKNALLVDNTGVWRDADGLGQHLACPGIDRVVLTAPGKGKLKNIVHGINHGEITADDKIVSAASCTTNAIVPVLKAVNDKFGIVNGHVETVHSYTNDQNLIDNFHKGDRRGRSAALNMVITETGAATAAAKALPELAGKLTGNAIRVPTPNVSMAILNLNLEKATTREEMNEYLRYMALHSDLHKQIDFVNSQEVVSTDFVGSRHAGVVDAEATICNDNRVVLYVWYDNEFGYSCQVVRVMEDMAGVNPPAFPR; encoded by the coding sequence ATGTGGAAGGTTCCCGTGACTCAGAAGCCCGACCAGTGTCTTGGTGAATGGATCGACCGTGAAGCACTCGCAGAAGCGATGATTCCGCTTATCGGTCAGCTCTACCGCAATAACAACGTGGTGAGCTCGATCTATGGCCGCAGTCTGATCAACCAGTCTGTCATCGCGATCCTCAAAGCTCACCGCTTTGCTCGCCATCGCCAGTCCGATGACAGCGAATTGTCCGTCCACGAAACATTCCCGCTGCTCAAGGCAATGAGCGAGCTCAAGCTCGGCGCTGCTTCGGTGGATCTGGGTAAGCTGGCTGTCAAATTCAAAGCCGAAGGCAATGGCCGTACCGCTGAAGCGTTCGTCCGTGACGAACTGGCCGATGTGGTCGGCAAGCAGAATGGTTCCGGCCGTACCGGCACCGACGTTGTTCTTTACGGCTTCGGTCGTATCGGTCGTCTGCTGGCGCGCATCCTGATCGAGAAAACCGGTGGTGGCGACGGCCTGCGTCTGCGCGCCATCGTTGTCCGCAAGGGCGCCGAGAACGATCTGGTCAAACGTGCCAGCCTGCTGCGTCGCGACTCGGTGCACGGTTCGTTCAACGGCACCATCACCATTGATGAAGCCAACAACACCATCACCGCCAACGGTAACCTGATCCAGGTTATCTACGCGAAGAACCCGACTGAAGTGGACTACACCCAGTACGGCATCAAAAACGCGTTGCTGGTGGACAACACCGGTGTATGGCGTGACGCCGACGGCCTGGGCCAGCACCTGGCCTGCCCGGGTATCGACCGCGTTGTTCTGACCGCACCTGGCAAAGGCAAGCTGAAGAACATCGTTCACGGCATCAACCACGGTGAAATCACCGCTGACGACAAGATCGTTTCTGCCGCTTCCTGCACCACCAACGCCATCGTGCCGGTGCTGAAAGCTGTCAACGACAAGTTCGGCATCGTCAACGGTCACGTTGAAACGGTTCACTCGTACACCAACGACCAGAACCTGATCGACAACTTCCACAAAGGCGATCGTCGTGGTCGTAGCGCCGCGTTGAACATGGTTATCACCGAGACCGGTGCTGCCACTGCTGCCGCCAAGGCGCTGCCTGAACTGGCTGGCAAGTTGACCGGCAACGCGATTCGCGTTCCGACGCCAAACGTGTCGATGGCCATTCTCAACCTGAACCTTGAGAAAGCCACCACCCGCGAAGAGATGAACGAGTACCTGCGCTACATGGCGCTGCACTCCGATCTGCATAAGCAAATCGACTTCGTCAACTCGCAGGAAGTGGTTTCCACCGACTTCGTGGGCTCGCGCCACGCAGGCGTAGTGGACGCTGAAGCGACCATCTGCAACGACAACCGCGTTGTTCTGTACGTCTGGTACGACAACGAATTCGGTTACAGCTGCCAGGTAGTTCGCGTGATGGAAGACATGGCCGGTGTAAACCCGCCAGCATTCCCGCGCTAA